The following proteins are co-located in the Planococcus plakortidis genome:
- the panD gene encoding aspartate 1-decarboxylase, whose translation MLRMMLNSKIHRATVTEADLNYVGSITIDLDLLDAVGMLPNEKVHIVNNNNGARFETYIIAGERGSGVICVNGAAARLVQRGDIVIILSYGYVMDKDARSHKPTVAIMDADNSIKEIIHYEPEATVM comes from the coding sequence ATGCTTAGAATGATGCTCAATTCCAAAATCCACCGCGCGACGGTAACTGAAGCCGATTTGAATTATGTCGGCAGCATCACCATCGACCTGGATCTACTGGATGCAGTCGGCATGCTGCCGAACGAGAAAGTCCATATCGTCAACAACAACAACGGTGCACGCTTTGAGACCTATATCATCGCCGGGGAACGCGGAAGCGGCGTTATCTGCGTCAACGGTGCGGCAGCGCGGCTCGTGCAGCGCGGTGACATCGTCATCATCTTGTCTTATGGCTATGTTATGGACAAAGATGCGCGCAGCCACAAACCGACCGTTGCCATCATGGATGCCGACAATTCCATCAAAGAAATCATCCATTACGAACCGGAAGCGACGGTCATGTAA
- the panC gene encoding pantoate--beta-alanine ligase, whose amino-acid sequence MQVAKTVKDINNWVRHTKESGRSIGLVPTMGFLHEGHLSLVEAAKAENDLVVMSIFVNPAQFGPNEDFERYPRDFERDSQLAEKAGVDMIFAPSAEEMYPRESPITMGAGTLANVLCGKSRPGHFDGVLKVVTKLFHLVQPDSAYFGQKDAQQLAIVESLVQDFNFPLRICRVDTVREQDGLAKSSRNVYLSETERAEAPKLYQALQQGAAAAREGKDPVPEMARLIQSETSGTIDYIELLSYPDLNEAPDGQAILALAVQFQKARLIDNIIFTLKEN is encoded by the coding sequence ATGCAAGTTGCAAAAACGGTGAAGGATATAAACAATTGGGTCCGGCATACAAAAGAAAGCGGACGGTCGATTGGCTTGGTGCCGACAATGGGGTTCTTGCACGAAGGGCATCTATCGTTGGTTGAAGCCGCTAAAGCGGAAAATGATCTCGTGGTCATGAGCATTTTCGTCAACCCGGCACAATTCGGGCCGAATGAGGATTTTGAACGCTATCCACGTGATTTTGAGCGGGACAGCCAGCTCGCTGAGAAGGCGGGCGTCGATATGATATTTGCGCCATCGGCAGAAGAGATGTATCCGCGAGAATCCCCGATCACGATGGGGGCAGGAACGCTTGCCAATGTCTTATGCGGCAAAAGCCGGCCGGGACATTTCGATGGCGTGCTGAAAGTGGTGACGAAATTATTCCATCTCGTCCAGCCCGACTCTGCCTATTTCGGGCAGAAGGATGCACAGCAGCTGGCGATCGTCGAATCGCTTGTGCAAGATTTCAACTTTCCGCTTCGAATCTGCCGTGTCGATACAGTGCGTGAACAGGATGGGCTTGCCAAAAGCTCACGCAATGTCTACTTGAGTGAAACGGAACGCGCCGAAGCCCCGAAACTTTATCAAGCCCTGCAGCAAGGGGCTGCGGCTGCCCGGGAAGGCAAAGACCCGGTCCCGGAGATGGCCCGCCTTATCCAATCGGAAACATCCGGCACGATCGATTACATCGAGCTGCTGTCTTACCCCGACTTGAACGAAGCGCCGGACGGCCAGGCGATACTTGCGCTCGCTGTCCAATTCCAAAAAGCCCGGCTCATCGACAATATCATTTTCACTTTAAAGGAGAACTGA
- a CDS encoding biotin--[acetyl-CoA-carboxylase] ligase: MNINVTHELATRLLAAGTEPVSGQQLAEEFGVSRTAIWKHMKELEAMGYEIESVRKKGYRINNSPDSLEAFLVQAGLKTKKIGQRIEYLEQCASTQIVAHQLAQEGAPDGTAVISELQTEGRGRLMRKWDSAKGQGIWMSIILRPELPPHKSPQFTLVAAVAIVRAIQSVTGLDASIKWPNDILFGTKKATGILTELQSDADGIQALIIGIGVNVNQEREDFDAEVQDIATSLRLESGQPVNRRKLVQEILHCLEIYTDMYIEEGFAPLKELWEGHSATIGKAVRARMSRETLEGIAEGITEDGVLQLRTADGKVHGIYSADIELK; this comes from the coding sequence ATGAATATCAACGTCACACATGAATTGGCGACCCGGCTATTGGCAGCGGGGACGGAACCGGTGTCCGGCCAACAATTGGCAGAAGAATTCGGCGTTTCAAGGACAGCGATTTGGAAGCATATGAAAGAACTGGAAGCAATGGGGTATGAAATCGAATCAGTGCGTAAAAAAGGCTACCGTATCAACAACAGCCCGGACAGCCTCGAAGCTTTCCTAGTCCAGGCCGGGCTCAAGACGAAAAAAATCGGTCAGCGTATCGAATATCTGGAACAATGTGCTTCGACTCAGATCGTTGCGCATCAATTGGCGCAAGAAGGCGCTCCGGACGGGACGGCCGTCATTTCGGAACTCCAGACAGAAGGCAGGGGGCGCTTGATGAGGAAATGGGATTCCGCCAAGGGTCAAGGAATCTGGATGAGCATCATCTTACGTCCCGAACTCCCGCCCCATAAATCGCCCCAATTCACTTTGGTCGCCGCGGTGGCGATTGTCCGTGCCATACAGTCAGTAACCGGCTTGGATGCATCCATAAAATGGCCGAACGATATCCTGTTCGGCACGAAAAAAGCGACAGGGATCCTCACGGAGCTGCAATCGGACGCAGACGGCATCCAGGCATTGATCATCGGCATCGGCGTCAATGTCAATCAGGAACGGGAAGATTTCGATGCCGAGGTCCAAGACATTGCCACATCGTTGCGGCTTGAATCCGGCCAGCCGGTCAACCGCAGGAAGCTGGTGCAGGAAATCCTGCACTGCCTTGAAATATACACAGATATGTATATCGAAGAGGGCTTTGCCCCGTTAAAGGAATTATGGGAAGGACATTCTGCGACCATCGGCAAAGCCGTCCGCGCGCGCATGTCGCGTGAAACCTTGGAAGGCATTGCAGAAGGCATTACAGAAGATGGGGTCTTGCAGCTGCGTACGGCGGACGGCAAGGTCCACGGCATCTATTCGGCAGATATCGAGCTGAAGTAA
- a CDS encoding CCA tRNA nucleotidyltransferase, whose translation MRGATPHDIDVATSASPEQVKALFERTIDTGIEHGTVMVVIEGQGTEVTTFRTESGYSDNRRPDKVEFVNSLIEDLKRRDFTINAMAMTEEMAIIDPFGGRGDLDSGIIRAVGVPEERFSEDALRMLRAIRFSGQLNFRIDPSTKQAISEHAENLQFVAMERIKAELDKIMVSVAPDISMKYLTETRLSCYLPSGGLFEIDWSEYPAGNDPLSGWFYLLYQNGETFNSIRDYRFSNQDRKDLQHALEASRLPHWDDWVFYSFTERQLALVQAVSHKTVEVKRRQQALPVRSKSELAANGRDLMEWTGKKAGPWLKEWTRQMEKAVVERRLANNKERIKDWFIDEYQRHT comes from the coding sequence CTGCGTGGAGCTACGCCACATGATATCGACGTAGCGACATCCGCTTCTCCTGAACAAGTAAAAGCCCTATTCGAGCGGACGATCGATACGGGGATCGAACACGGCACCGTGATGGTCGTCATTGAAGGGCAAGGCACAGAAGTGACCACGTTCCGTACTGAAAGCGGTTATTCGGATAATCGGCGCCCGGACAAGGTGGAATTTGTCAATTCATTGATTGAAGACTTGAAACGCCGTGATTTCACCATCAATGCGATGGCAATGACTGAGGAAATGGCAATCATCGATCCGTTTGGCGGCAGGGGAGATCTGGATTCCGGCATCATCCGTGCAGTCGGTGTTCCGGAAGAGCGTTTCTCGGAAGATGCCTTGCGGATGTTGCGGGCGATCCGATTTTCGGGGCAGTTGAATTTCCGGATTGATCCATCGACCAAACAGGCCATCAGCGAGCATGCAGAGAATTTACAGTTCGTTGCGATGGAACGCATCAAGGCGGAATTGGATAAAATCATGGTTTCCGTAGCGCCGGATATCAGCATGAAATATTTGACCGAGACCCGCCTGAGCTGTTATTTGCCTTCCGGCGGCTTATTTGAAATTGATTGGTCTGAATACCCGGCCGGCAACGACCCATTGTCGGGTTGGTTTTATCTCCTGTATCAAAACGGCGAAACTTTCAACTCCATTCGTGACTACCGTTTTTCCAATCAGGATAGGAAAGACCTTCAACACGCATTGGAAGCGAGCCGCCTGCCACATTGGGATGACTGGGTGTTTTACAGCTTCACGGAACGGCAATTGGCCCTCGTCCAGGCGGTCTCCCATAAAACGGTAGAAGTGAAAAGGCGGCAACAGGCTTTGCCGGTCCGGTCGAAATCGGAGCTTGCGGCCAATGGGCGCGATTTAATGGAATGGACAGGAAAAAAAGCAGGGCCTTGGCTGAAAGAGTGGACCCGGCAAATGGAAAAAGCGGTGGTCGAACGCCGCTTGGCCAATAATAAAGAACGGATAAAGGACTGGTTTATAGATGAATATCAACGTCACACATGA
- the bshA gene encoding N-acetyl-alpha-D-glucosaminyl L-malate synthase BshA, whose translation MRKMKIGITCYPTVGGSGVVATELGKMLAEKGHEIHFITSSTPFRLNRLYANIFSHQVDVNSYSVFQYAPYDIALATKIAEVIKNEELDLLHVHYAIPHAVCAILGRDMAGSDIGIVTTLHGTDITVLGTDSSLKDAIRYGIEKSDIVTAVSDSLKQQTYDMIAPDKRIETVHNFVDEREYHQHDSAKLKEELGIEAHEKVLIHVSNFRKVKRVEDVVATFAKVQEKVGAKLLLVGDGPEMSRIHQQVKDLQIEQEVLFLGKRDNLSELYSMSDVKLLMSEKEAFGLVLLEAMACGVPAIGTQVGGIPEIIEPGINGFLVGLGDVGAAAEAAIRVLTDGKLHEEMSAQALETASKRFSSEKILAEYEALYKRLLNKGEGQ comes from the coding sequence TTGCGAAAAATGAAGATCGGAATTACATGTTACCCGACAGTCGGCGGGTCTGGCGTAGTGGCGACGGAACTGGGGAAAATGCTGGCTGAAAAAGGCCATGAAATCCATTTCATCACTTCGAGTACGCCGTTTAGGCTAAACCGCCTGTATGCGAATATATTCAGCCACCAAGTGGATGTCAACAGCTATTCGGTGTTTCAATATGCACCATATGATATTGCGTTGGCGACCAAAATCGCGGAAGTGATCAAAAATGAAGAATTGGACCTCCTGCATGTGCATTATGCTATCCCCCATGCCGTCTGTGCGATACTGGGACGCGATATGGCAGGGTCCGATATCGGCATCGTCACGACCTTGCACGGCACGGACATCACCGTTCTCGGCACCGATAGTTCATTGAAGGATGCAATCCGTTACGGCATCGAGAAATCCGATATCGTGACGGCGGTTTCGGATTCCTTGAAACAGCAGACCTATGACATGATTGCGCCGGATAAACGGATTGAAACCGTCCATAATTTTGTCGATGAACGGGAATACCATCAGCACGATTCAGCGAAATTAAAAGAAGAGCTGGGCATCGAAGCGCATGAGAAAGTTTTGATCCACGTATCGAATTTCCGCAAGGTGAAGCGTGTGGAAGATGTGGTCGCCACTTTCGCGAAAGTGCAGGAAAAGGTGGGTGCCAAATTGTTGTTGGTCGGCGACGGCCCGGAGATGAGCCGCATCCATCAACAAGTGAAAGACCTGCAGATCGAGCAGGAAGTCCTGTTTCTCGGAAAACGTGACAACCTATCGGAACTGTACAGCATGAGCGATGTCAAACTGCTGATGTCTGAAAAAGAAGCATTCGGCCTCGTCTTGCTTGAAGCGATGGCATGCGGCGTGCCGGCGATCGGAACGCAGGTCGGCGGCATCCCTGAAATCATCGAGCCCGGTATAAACGGCTTTTTGGTCGGGCTCGGCGATGTCGGCGCGGCTGCTGAAGCGGCGATCCGCGTATTGACCGATGGCAAACTACATGAAGAAATGTCTGCACAGGCTTTGGAAACGGCAAGCAAACGCTTCAGTTCAGAGAAAATCCTGGCTGAATACGAAGCGCTTTACAAACGGTTGCTGAACAAGGGTGAGGGACAATGA
- the mgsA gene encoding methylglyoxal synthase yields the protein MNIALIAHDRKKDDLIEFAIAYKPILAKHHLYATGTTGSRLVEGTGLSVHRFQSGPLGGDQQIGAMIARNEMDMIIFFRDPLTAQPHEPDVTALIRLCDVYQIPLATNMGTAEVLLKGLENGLVDWRLLSDRRK from the coding sequence ATGAATATCGCATTGATAGCACACGACCGGAAAAAAGATGACTTGATTGAATTCGCCATCGCCTATAAGCCCATTTTGGCAAAGCATCACCTATATGCTACCGGTACGACCGGTTCCCGGTTGGTCGAAGGGACAGGTTTATCTGTCCATCGTTTCCAATCGGGCCCGCTTGGAGGCGACCAGCAGATCGGGGCGATGATTGCCCGGAACGAGATGGATATGATCATCTTTTTCCGCGATCCGCTGACGGCGCAGCCGCATGAACCGGATGTCACGGCATTGATCCGTCTCTGTGATGTTTACCAAATCCCGCTCGCGACCAATATGGGAACAGCAGAGGTCCTCCTGAAAGGCTTGGAAAATGGCTTGGTCGATTGGCGGCTCCTGAGTGACCGCCGGAAATAG
- the dapB gene encoding 4-hydroxy-tetrahydrodipicolinate reductase: MMIKVAIAGARGKMGKEAVHTVMENADMELVAALDYKDIGATLADTGLFPESFQVPVFTELETLHGQHAPDVLVDLTTPEHVYAHTKQALQLGIRPVVGTTGFSTEELEELTQLSKSRELGCIIAPNFAVGAVLMMKFAEQAAKYLPDVEIIEMHHDQKLDAPSGTAMKTAHMMSEARTVHQQGHPDEKETLQGARGADYEGMRIHSVRLPGLVAHQQVLLGGEGQLLTLRHDSFNRGSFMSGVTLSIQEVVKRKELIYGLEHIIG; encoded by the coding sequence ATGATGATAAAAGTGGCGATTGCCGGGGCCCGCGGGAAAATGGGCAAAGAAGCTGTACATACTGTAATGGAAAATGCCGATATGGAGCTGGTGGCGGCACTGGATTATAAAGACATCGGAGCGACACTGGCAGACACCGGGCTGTTTCCGGAAAGCTTTCAAGTGCCGGTCTTTACCGAGCTGGAAACGCTTCACGGCCAGCACGCACCTGACGTGCTTGTGGACTTGACGACACCTGAGCATGTCTATGCCCATACGAAACAAGCGCTTCAACTGGGCATCCGGCCCGTAGTCGGGACTACCGGCTTCTCGACTGAAGAGCTTGAAGAATTGACGCAACTTTCAAAAAGCAGAGAGCTTGGTTGCATTATCGCGCCGAACTTCGCAGTGGGAGCTGTGTTGATGATGAAGTTTGCAGAACAGGCGGCGAAGTATTTGCCGGATGTGGAAATCATCGAGATGCACCATGACCAAAAACTTGACGCGCCTTCAGGTACCGCGATGAAGACGGCACATATGATGAGCGAGGCGCGGACAGTCCACCAGCAAGGGCATCCGGATGAAAAGGAAACTTTGCAAGGCGCTCGCGGCGCAGATTATGAAGGCATGCGCATACACAGTGTGCGGCTTCCGGGGTTGGTTGCCCACCAGCAAGTGCTTCTCGGAGGGGAAGGGCAGCTATTGACGCTGCGCCATGATTCATTCAATCGCGGCTCATTCATGTCAGGCGTCACTTTGTCCATTCAGGAAGTCGTGAAGCGCAAGGAATTAATTTATGGCCTGGAACACATCATCGGCTAG
- a CDS encoding nucleotide pyrophosphohydrolase — translation MVVNADKSMRQLQQEVDRHIGQFKEGYFAPMEMLARMTEELGELAREVNHVYGPKKKKETEAERLIEEEMGDVLFVLICMANSMDIDLQKAHDGVMEKFRTRDKDRWTRKEE, via the coding sequence ATGGTAGTGAACGCAGATAAAAGCATGAGGCAATTGCAGCAAGAAGTGGACCGCCATATCGGGCAGTTCAAGGAAGGGTATTTTGCGCCGATGGAGATGCTTGCGCGGATGACGGAAGAACTCGGGGAACTCGCGCGTGAAGTCAATCACGTGTACGGGCCGAAAAAGAAAAAAGAGACAGAGGCCGAAAGATTGATCGAAGAGGAAATGGGCGATGTGCTGTTCGTCTTGATCTGCATGGCCAATTCCATGGACATCGATTTACAAAAAGCCCATGATGGGGTCATGGAAAAATTCCGTACCCGTGATAAAGACCGCTGGACAAGAAAGGAAGAATAA
- a CDS encoding YitT family protein, translating to MKDLQLKNIFFILLGSAIYSFGFVHFNIQNELGEGGFAGITLILYFLWNWDPALMNLLLNIPLFFIGWKLLGRKVFLYTIIGTVAVSAFLKIFLIYEVQIPLRDDLFLAALFAGVFVGMGLGIIFRYGGTTGGVDIIARLVQKYFGWSMGKTMFLFDALVILLSWLTFLDYRSMMYTLVAVFVGARVIDFVQEGAYSGRGALIISNSQEEIASRIAIEMDRGITILRGYGHFTKEEREVLYCVVARNELIRLKNIVNSVDPHAFVSLIEVHDVMGEGFTLDEQKQPL from the coding sequence ATGAAAGACCTGCAATTGAAAAATATCTTTTTCATCCTTCTCGGCTCAGCAATCTATAGTTTCGGCTTTGTCCATTTCAATATCCAGAATGAGCTCGGGGAAGGCGGCTTCGCAGGGATTACGCTAATCCTGTATTTCCTCTGGAATTGGGATCCGGCATTGATGAACCTGTTGTTGAATATCCCTTTATTCTTTATCGGCTGGAAACTGCTCGGGCGCAAAGTGTTTCTCTACACAATCATCGGCACGGTCGCTGTTTCTGCATTCTTGAAAATTTTCCTAATCTATGAAGTCCAAATCCCGTTGCGAGATGACTTGTTCCTTGCCGCATTGTTTGCGGGCGTCTTTGTCGGGATGGGCCTTGGCATCATCTTCCGTTACGGCGGGACGACCGGCGGGGTCGACATCATCGCACGGCTCGTCCAGAAATACTTCGGCTGGAGCATGGGCAAGACGATGTTTCTCTTCGATGCCCTGGTCATCCTGCTGTCCTGGCTGACCTTCCTTGACTACCGTTCCATGATGTATACGCTCGTCGCGGTCTTCGTCGGCGCACGCGTCATCGATTTTGTGCAGGAAGGGGCCTACTCCGGACGCGGCGCATTGATCATCTCCAACTCGCAGGAAGAAATTGCGAGCCGTATCGCCATCGAAATGGATCGCGGCATCACCATTCTCCGGGGCTATGGCCACTTCACCAAGGAAGAACGTGAAGTCCTATACTGTGTCGTCGCACGCAACGAACTCATCCGGCTGAAAAACATTGTCAATTCAGTCGACCCGCACGCATTTGTCTCGTTGATCGAGGTGCATGACGTAATGGGCGAGGGATTCACGCTCGATGAACAAAAACAGCCCCTTTAG
- a CDS encoding zinc metallopeptidase, translating into MGLSGYIIYFIVLLIVPIWAQMKLKSTYKKYSKVRSTSGHTGAEVARIILDQNGLSDVKVVESRGMLSDHYNPMTKTVALSSHNYHEPSVAGTAVAAHEVGHAIQDATDYSFLRFRHRMVPMVNISSNMSWIFIMIGIFAQISGAMLIGIALLAVGVLFQLVTLPVEFNASNRAMDQLLSHNIIRNEEERHAKKVLNAAAMTYVAATAVAVIELARLILIYTSMERS; encoded by the coding sequence ATGGGATTGAGCGGCTATATAATTTATTTTATCGTCTTGTTGATTGTGCCGATTTGGGCTCAAATGAAGCTGAAAAGCACATACAAGAAGTATTCCAAAGTACGGTCGACTTCCGGCCACACAGGTGCTGAAGTGGCGCGCATCATTCTTGACCAGAATGGCTTGAGCGATGTAAAAGTCGTGGAAAGCCGCGGCATGCTCAGCGACCATTACAACCCGATGACGAAAACGGTTGCTCTCAGCAGCCATAACTACCATGAACCATCGGTAGCCGGCACGGCTGTTGCTGCACACGAAGTCGGGCACGCGATCCAGGATGCAACGGATTACTCCTTCCTGCGTTTCCGCCATCGCATGGTGCCGATGGTCAATATTTCATCGAATATGTCGTGGATCTTCATCATGATCGGGATTTTCGCCCAAATCAGCGGCGCCATGTTGATCGGGATTGCGCTGCTGGCGGTAGGCGTATTATTCCAGTTGGTGACTTTGCCGGTCGAATTCAACGCATCGAACCGCGCGATGGACCAGCTATTGTCGCATAATATCATCCGCAACGAAGAAGAACGGCACGCTAAGAAAGTATTGAACGCTGCAGCAATGACGTATGTAGCAGCAACTGCTGTTGCTGTGATCGAACTTGCTCGCCTGATCTTGATCTATACGAGCATGGAACGTTCATAA
- a CDS encoding DUF1405 domain-containing protein produces the protein MVEFAAKISAWLMFRPFLILLFFINLGGTVYGYIWYSWQLRITEPIFLIFVPDSPTASLFFTIVLGLWIIGKHNSLIEALAFVTLIKYGLWAVVMNLLTLLHTGSIGWLGWMLVVSHFAMALQAVLYFEHYRFGYLSVALAAIWTLHNDVIDYVFGQMPIYSSLSEFSAQIGYFTFWLSIACIVFAWFTASQNRHLEPRRIS, from the coding sequence ATGGTGGAGTTCGCGGCAAAAATTTCTGCTTGGCTGATGTTCCGGCCGTTTTTGATATTGCTGTTCTTCATAAATTTGGGTGGTACGGTCTATGGGTACATTTGGTACAGTTGGCAATTGCGCATCACGGAGCCGATATTCCTGATATTTGTGCCCGACAGCCCGACGGCCAGCCTGTTTTTCACGATTGTCCTCGGCCTATGGATCATCGGCAAGCACAATTCACTCATCGAAGCGCTCGCTTTTGTCACCTTGATCAAATATGGATTGTGGGCTGTCGTCATGAATTTATTGACGCTGCTGCATACCGGGTCGATCGGCTGGCTTGGCTGGATGCTCGTCGTTTCCCATTTTGCCATGGCGCTGCAAGCTGTGTTGTACTTTGAGCATTACCGCTTCGGATATCTGTCTGTAGCACTCGCCGCAATCTGGACTTTACATAACGACGTCATTGATTATGTGTTTGGGCAGATGCCGATTTACTCGAGCTTAAGCGAATTTAGCGCACAAATCGGTTATTTCACGTTCTGGCTGTCGATTGCCTGCATCGTGTTCGCATGGTTCACGGCGTCACAGAACCGCCACCTGGAACCACGGCGTATCAGTTGA
- a CDS encoding menaquinol-cytochrome c reductase cytochrome b/c subunit: protein MHRGKGMKFVGDSRVPSKEFRKPNIPKDYSEYPGKTEAFWPNFLLKEWMIGSVFLIGYLLLTVAHPSPLEGQADPTDTAYIPLPDWYFLFLYQLLKYEFASGPFNIVGAIIIPGLAFGALMLAPFLDRGPERRPSKRPLPTGFMLLAVASIVFLTWESVANHDWEAAARQGEITEEVEIDTADPGYEIYSASACISCHGDNLEGAVGPSLIGTGLSPEEIAEIAVNGIEDGGTQLMPPSWDGSEEDLQVMTEFISGLEAE from the coding sequence ATGCACCGCGGAAAAGGGATGAAATTTGTAGGGGATTCACGTGTTCCGAGCAAAGAGTTCAGGAAACCGAATATCCCGAAAGATTACTCCGAATATCCTGGCAAAACAGAAGCCTTCTGGCCGAACTTCCTTCTAAAAGAATGGATGATCGGTTCTGTCTTCCTGATTGGCTATCTGCTCTTGACTGTCGCCCATCCATCGCCTCTTGAAGGCCAGGCTGACCCGACAGACACGGCTTATATTCCATTGCCAGACTGGTATTTCTTGTTCTTATACCAATTATTGAAATATGAATTTGCGTCCGGACCGTTCAACATCGTCGGCGCAATCATCATACCGGGCCTTGCGTTCGGTGCCTTGATGCTTGCTCCGTTCCTTGACCGTGGACCGGAACGCCGTCCGTCCAAACGCCCATTGCCGACAGGCTTTATGCTTTTGGCGGTCGCATCCATCGTCTTCCTTACTTGGGAATCCGTCGCTAACCATGACTGGGAAGCAGCGGCTCGCCAAGGGGAAATCACGGAAGAAGTGGAAATCGATACAGCGGATCCTGGATATGAAATCTATTCCGCTTCTGCATGTATCAGCTGCCACGGCGACAATTTGGAAGGGGCAGTCGGGCCGAGCTTGATCGGAACTGGCCTGTCACCAGAAGAAATCGCTGAAATTGCCGTGAACGGTATCGAAGATGGGGGCACTCAATTAATGCCGCCATCATGGGATGGTTCAGAAGAAGACCTTCAAGTCATGACAGAGTTCATCTCTGGCCTTGAAGCCGAATAA
- the qcrB gene encoding menaquinol-cytochrome c reductase cytochrome b subunit, which translates to MLNKLYDWVDERLDITPIWRDIADHEVPEHVNPAHHFSAFVYCFGGLTFFITVIQILSGMFLTMYYVPDIENAWQSVYYLQNEVAFGEIVRGMHHWGASLVVVMIFLHTLRVFFTGSYKKPRELNWIVGVMLFGVILGLSFTGYLLPWDMKALFATKVGIEIAASVPVIGETIKILLAGDSTILGAQTLTRFFAIHVFFLPAALLGLLAAHFIMIRRQGISGPL; encoded by the coding sequence GTGCTAAACAAGTTATATGATTGGGTAGACGAGCGATTGGACATCACGCCGATCTGGCGCGATATTGCAGACCATGAAGTACCGGAACACGTTAACCCCGCACACCACTTTTCAGCATTTGTCTATTGTTTCGGAGGGCTGACGTTCTTTATCACAGTCATCCAGATCCTGTCTGGCATGTTCCTTACCATGTATTACGTGCCGGATATCGAAAATGCTTGGCAGTCGGTTTATTATCTCCAGAATGAAGTCGCTTTTGGGGAAATCGTGCGTGGGATGCACCACTGGGGAGCTTCTTTAGTCGTAGTTATGATTTTCCTTCATACGCTGCGCGTATTCTTCACAGGGTCTTATAAGAAACCTCGTGAGCTCAACTGGATAGTCGGCGTTATGCTGTTTGGCGTAATCCTCGGCCTATCTTTCACAGGTTATTTGCTTCCATGGGACATGAAAGCATTGTTCGCAACAAAAGTTGGGATTGAAATTGCAGCTTCTGTACCGGTGATCGGCGAAACGATCAAGATTTTGCTTGCAGGGGATTCAACGATCCTTGGGGCACAAACTTTGACTCGCTTCTTCGCGATCCACGTCTTCTTCTTGCCTGCTGCTTTGCTTGGGTTGCTCGCAGCACACTTTATCATGATCAGAAGACAAGGTATTTCAGGACCGTTGTAA
- a CDS encoding ubiquinol-cytochrome c reductase iron-sulfur subunit, translating to MSNNRVSRRQFLGYTLTGVGGFMAAGMLMPMVRFAVDPVLQQHDAGDYVLTDQAVADITEEPVRVDFTFEQVDAWYTSEVTNSAWVYKEGDKLIALSPVCKHLGCTVNWGGDPEQPTQFFCPCHAGRYEKNGQNIPGTPPLGPLDEYDVQEQDGFVAIGQVKPNTLV from the coding sequence ATGAGTAATAATCGTGTATCACGACGCCAATTCCTGGGTTACACACTGACTGGTGTAGGTGGTTTCATGGCAGCGGGAATGTTAATGCCGATGGTGCGTTTTGCAGTCGATCCAGTATTGCAGCAACATGACGCTGGGGACTATGTCTTGACTGACCAGGCTGTTGCCGATATCACAGAAGAGCCTGTACGTGTCGACTTTACATTTGAACAAGTGGACGCATGGTATACATCTGAAGTCACGAATTCTGCATGGGTGTACAAAGAGGGCGACAAGCTAATCGCGCTTTCACCTGTCTGCAAACACTTGGGATGCACAGTCAACTGGGGCGGGGACCCAGAACAGCCAACACAGTTCTTCTGCCCGTGCCACGCTGGACGCTATGAGAAAAACGGCCAGAACATTCCAGGTACGCCACCGCTCGGACCTCTTGATGAGTACGACGTTCAGGAGCAGGATGGTTTTGTGGCCATCGGACAAGTAAAACCAAATACTTTAGTTTAA